In a single window of the Cucurbita pepo subsp. pepo cultivar mu-cu-16 chromosome LG18, ASM280686v2, whole genome shotgun sequence genome:
- the LOC111780322 gene encoding probable tyrosine-protein phosphatase At1g05000: MRLQVNDGDVDDDLVPPPNFSSVEDGIFRSGFPQPSNFPFLKNLNLRSIIYLCPEPYPEENLEFLRANNIKLFQFKIEGTKEPFVSIPKDAILDALKILIDVRNHPILIHCKRGKHRTGSLVGCLRKFQNWCLTSVFEEYQRYAGVKSRATDLQFIEAFNIEPLRQCVYSIIYQYQGYSSNKRRLLYREEKLQKPQTTPV, translated from the exons ATGAGGCTTCAAGTGAACGACGGCGATGTCGACGACGATCTTGTTCCTCCCCCCAACTTCTCCAGTGTTGAGGATGGCATTTTCCGATCCGGCTTCCCTCAGCCTTCCAATTTTCCCTTCCTCAAGAATCTAAATCTCCGCTCCATCAT ATATTTGTGTCCTGAACCCTACCCAGAGGAGAATTTGGAGTTTCTTAGAGCTAATAACATCAAgctttttcaattcaaaattgaagGGACAAAG GAGCCTTTCGTTTCGATTCCGAAGGATGCTATTCTGGACGCCCTAAAAATCCTAATTG ATGTTAGGAATCACCCCATTTTGATCCACTGCAAGCGTGGAAAG CATCGAACAGGCTCGCTCGTGGGTTGCCTGAGGAAGTTCCAGAACTGGTGCTTGACATCAGTGTTCGAGGAGTACCAGCGATATGCAGGCGTGAAATCAAGGGCGACGGATCTACAATTCATCGAGGCATTCAACATAGAGCCTTTGAGGCAATGTGTTTACAGCATCATATACCAGTACCAAGGGTATAGCTCAAACAAGAGAAGGCTGTTGTACAGAGAAGAGAAGTTGCAGAAGCCCCAAACAACACCAGTTTAG
- the LOC111780149 gene encoding uncharacterized protein LOC111780149, whose protein sequence is MTGKAKPKKHTAKEIQAKIDAATTNRGGGKAGLADRSGQEKGGHAKFECPHCKVTAPDVKTMQIHHESKHPKIPYEEDKVVNLHAVRVAAEASKPKPGVRGSFKK, encoded by the coding sequence ATGACGGGTAAGGCGAAGCCGAAGAAGCACACGGCTAAAGAGATCCAGGCGAAGATCGACGCAGCTACCACCAACAGAGGCGGCGGAAAGGCCGGGCTTGCAGACCGGTCCGGCCAAGAAAAAGGTGGTCACGCGAAGTTCGAGTGCCCACACTGTAAGGTTACAGCGCCTGATGTTAAAACTATGCAGATTCATCACGAGTCGAAGCATCCCAAAATCCCTTATGAGGAAGACAAGGTTGTGAATCTCCACGCTGTTCGTGTTGCTGCCGAGGCGTCTAAGCCCAAACCGGGTGTGAGAGGTAGCTTCAAGAAGTGA